The proteins below come from a single Cannabis sativa cultivar Pink pepper isolate KNU-18-1 chromosome 3, ASM2916894v1, whole genome shotgun sequence genomic window:
- the LOC115709423 gene encoding uncharacterized protein LOC115709423, producing the protein MTKASSTSASSSSMATSVSTIKAYSVPLALFLVAMFYQVVLIPKSFPPSHYDALLINKYSSIEEVKEAYEKLSSKWNSAVEVPLTSDFIKIRYAYELLTNPTWKKNYDIFGIEEQLDVLEKAKEQYAGKSISTIDLPLLDSAIPDTGDDSLNVITSEGFQSIIQDARPLLIQLFSFGSKSSFQFSDAWKRIAVLLDGVATTASVELGNLHLVAYLSEKKATGWPFFRNGFPSLVAFPEGCRTADCLSRYDGELSVDAVTEWFTTNIVGLPRIFYYSKETLGQNFLAKVSPHKVKVIIFSRTGERAVPVVRQAAKKYWSHASFAFVLWREEESSVWFNAFEVESAPAIVFLKDPGAKPVVHHGAVNNTWFSTIMEQNKMLELPQLRSETSIELGCDARGHSRAGYDTSTWYCAILAGRHGPELNKMRETIRRVQELLSSDIESSEDQTTAPALGAIRSKRLTFTWLEGETQKRYCFFYLNSENSYDTCGPRRDLADVPQLFIVRYKRNASEEDTKPKRKKGSIWDSLQEQELDPASQLVAKYNGSDETSEIIKWVSQIIKDGDSRDLPHYRTKTPELVPDDEQPIWSKGVQSLPSTSRIKQHIRGFITKIYDLIQDPRIGPILLLAALISFGTIWLQRSQPPQQPNQPDSNQPSQPNAKFQEKRKARRRERVRTASNERPSPSITDEEPKNAYQMPFSDSDSE; encoded by the exons ATGACCAAGGCTTCTTCTACTTCGGCATCGAGTTCGTCAATGGCGACGTCGGTGTCGACGATCAAAGCTTACTCGGTGCCTTTAGCTCTCTTCTTAGTGGCTATGTTCTATCAAGTCGTTCTAATTCCTAAATCATTTCCTCCTTCTCATTACGACG CTCTGCTAATCAATAAGTACAGTTCAATTGAAGAAGTGAAGGAAGCCTACGAGAAACTTTCATCCAAATG GAATTCAGCCGTTGAGGTTCCTCTTACTTCTGATTTTATCAAG ATTCGCTATGCTTATGAGTTGCTGACAAACCCGACATGGAAGAAAAATTATGATATATTTGGTATTGAAGAACAATTA GATGTTCTTGAGAAGGCCAAAGAACAGTATGCAGGGAAAAGTATTTCAACCATAGACCTTCCGTTGTTAGATTCTGCAATTCCAG ATACTGGAGATGATAGTCTTAATGTCATAACTTCCGAGGGCTTTCAGTCTATTATTCAGGATGCCCGGCCATTACTAATCCAG TTGTTTTCATTTGGAAGCAAGAGCTCTTTTCAGTTTTCTGATGCTTGGAAAAGAATTg CTGTTTTGCTGGATGGGGTTGCTACTACTGCTTCTGTGGAACTTGGGAACCTTCATCTTGTGGCATATCTTTCTGAAAAGAAAGCAACAGGATGGCCTTTTTTTAGAAATG GCTTTCCTTCTCTTGTTGCTTTTCCCGAAGGGTGTAGAACTGCTGATTGTCTTAGTAG GTATGATGGAGAGCTGTCCGTTGATGCAGTTACAGAGTGGTTCACAACAAATATAGTCGGTTTACCTCGGATTTTTTACTACTCAAAAGAGACGCTG GGACAAAATTTCCTGGCAAAAGTTAGTCCTCATAAG GTAAAAGTCATTATCTTCTCAAGAACAGGGGAGCGAGCAGTTCCTGTTGTACGTCAAGCTGCTAAAAAGTATTGGTCTCATGCCTCTTTTGCATTTGTGCTATGGCGAGAAGAGGAATCTTCTGTTTGGTTCAATGC GTTTGAAGTGGAAAGTGCACCCGCAATAGTATTTTTGAAAGATCCAGGTGCCAAACCTGTAGTGCACCATG GAGCTGTTAACAACACATGGTTCTCAACTATCATGGAACAGAACAAAATGCTAG AGCTTCCTCAGTTGAGAAGTGAAACATCAATTGAATTGGGCTGTGATGCCAGAGGCCATTCTCGTGCTGGATATGATACCTCTACTTGGTATTGCGCCATTCTTGCAGGAAGGCATGGCCCAGAACTCAATAAAATGCGTGAA ACCATACGCAGGGTTCAAGAATTACTATCCAGTGATATTGAGTCTAGCGAGGATCAAACCACGGCACCAGCATTGGGTGCGATTAGAAGCAAACGATTGACCTTTACTTGGCTTGAAGGGGAAACTCAAAAG AGATATTGTTTCttttacctcaattctgaaaaTAGCTATGATACTTGTGGACCAAGGAGAGATCTAGCAGATGTACCCCAGTTATTTATAGTGCGCTACAAAAGAAACGCTAGCGAGGAGGACACAAAGCCTAAGAGAAAGAAAGGAAGCATATGGGACTCATTACAAGAACAGGAATTGGATCCTGCATCACAACTTGTGGCAAAGTACAATGGTTCAGATGAAACTTCAGag ATCATTAAATGGGTTTCACAAATAATCAAGGATGGCGACTCCAGGGATCTGCCTCATTAT AGAACAAAGACTCCTGAACTGGTTCCCGACGATGAGCAACCTATCTGGTCAAAAGGTGTTCAAAGCTTACCTTCAACATCCAGAATCAAGCAGCATATTCGTGGCTTTATAACCAAAATTTATGATCTTATTCAAGATCCAAGGATTGGTCCCATCCTTCTTCTGGCAGCCTTAATATCTTTTGGTACCATCTGGCTGCAAAGAAGTCAGCCACCTCAACAGCCTAATCAACCAGAT